The genomic interval TCTTAGCTTCTTTATGAATATTTTACACACGTTATCCGTCGACATAGCGTCATGCAAAAAAGGGTATGAGACCATCCACCATCTCATACCCTTCCTTTATTTCATCTGTCATGGTTAATCGGTTAATCAATAACAGCCCATCATTAACATAAAAAAGCGCGCACCCCATCTTAATTGAGTTCACGCTTTGTCGTCAATATTAAGTTAGATGGGGTACTCTGAGCTAGACAATATTTGTATGTGGCAAACATTATCGTTGCACTCATTTGCTTTCATGTAGTAGTGTGTATCAATTATACTAATTCAATGATTACTTTTAACGCGCCATCGCCTTGACGTGGAGCAACTTTAAGAATACGAGTGTAACCACCTTGACGCTCTTGATAACGTTCAGCGATTTCACCGAATAATTTTTGAAGTGCAGTTTGAGTCGTTTCATCTTCGTTTAAGATTTGAACGTTGCGTAATGTTTTAGCAGCATTACGACGAGAAGCTAAGTCACCTTTTTTACCTAAAGTGATTAATTTTTCAACTACGCTACGAAGTTCTTTCGCACGTGCTTCAGTCGTTTCGATGCGTTCGCTAACGATTAATGATGTTGCTAAATCACGTAACATTGCTTTACGTTGATCTGAAGTACGACCTAATTTTCTGTAACCCATGAGTTAACCTCCTTTATCAATCTTCTTTTCTTAGACCTAAACCTAAGTCTTCTAATTTATATTTTACTTCTTCAAGAGACTTACGACCTAAGTTACGAACTTTCATCATATCAGCCTCTGATTTGTCAGCAAGTTCTTGTACTGAGTTAATACCCGCACGTTTAAGACAGTTGTATGAACGTACAGATAAGTCTAATTCTTCAATAGACATTTCTAATACTTTTTCTTTTTGATCTTCTTCTTTTTCAATCATGATTTCTGCATTTTGTGCTTCGTCAGTTAAGCTTACGAAGATGTTTAAATGCTCAGTCATAATTTTAGCAGCTAAAGATACTGACTCTTGCGGTGTAATTGAACCATCAGTCCATACGTCTAATGTCAATTTGTCGAAGTCAGAACTTTGTCCCACACGTGTGTTTTCAACTGTATAATTCACACGCTCTACTGGAGAGTATAATGAATCTACTGGAATCACACCAATTGGAAGATCACTTGAGTTATTTTGATCAGCTAATGCATACCCACGTCCTGTATTCGCAACTAAACGTAACTTAAGGTGACCACCTTTAGACACTGTCGCAATTTTAAGATCAGGGTTCAAAATTTCAACATCACTGTCATGCATGATATCTTTTGCAGTGACTTCGCCTTCTTCTTTAATATCGATTTCAAGTGTTTTGTCTTCTTCTGAATAAATTTTAAGCGCTAGCTTTTTAATATTCATGACAATTGTTGACACATCTTCAACAACATGATCAATTGCTGAGAATTCGTGTAGCACACCTTCAATTTCGATATACTTCACAGCCGCACCTGGTAATGATGATAGTAGGATACGACGTAAGGAGTTTCCTAGTGTAGTACCATAACCACGCTCTAATGGTTCAACAACGAACTTACCGAATTTAGCATCATCACTAACTTCAATTGTCTCAATTCTAGGTTTCTCAATTTCAATCATTTACATATCCTCCTTAAGTACGTCGACTTGCATAAACTTTAAATTCAAGTGATTTGTGACAAAACGAAAATTTAATTATACGCGACGACGTTTTGGTGGACGGCAACCATTATGTGGAACTGGAGTAACGTCTTTAATCGCTGTTACTTCTAAACCTGCTGATTG from Staphylococcus sp. MI 10-1553 carries:
- the rplQ gene encoding 50S ribosomal protein L17; this encodes MGYRKLGRTSDQRKAMLRDLATSLIVSERIETTEARAKELRSVVEKLITLGKKGDLASRRNAAKTLRNVQILNEDETTQTALQKLFGEIAERYQERQGGYTRILKVAPRQGDGALKVIIELV
- a CDS encoding DNA-directed RNA polymerase subunit alpha codes for the protein MIEIEKPRIETIEVSDDAKFGKFVVEPLERGYGTTLGNSLRRILLSSLPGAAVKYIEIEGVLHEFSAIDHVVEDVSTIVMNIKKLALKIYSEEDKTLEIDIKEEGEVTAKDIMHDSDVEILNPDLKIATVSKGGHLKLRLVANTGRGYALADQNNSSDLPIGVIPVDSLYSPVERVNYTVENTRVGQSSDFDKLTLDVWTDGSITPQESVSLAAKIMTEHLNIFVSLTDEAQNAEIMIEKEEDQKEKVLEMSIEELDLSVRSYNCLKRAGINSVQELADKSEADMMKVRNLGRKSLEEVKYKLEDLGLGLRKED